From Gemmatimonadota bacterium, a single genomic window includes:
- a CDS encoding helix-turn-helix transcriptional regulator, whose amino-acid sequence MAWTRDAGGLVREARRRAGLSQRELARRARTAQSVVARIESGETSPSSETLSRLLAAAGFDLHPELWPRPVEGSHMLDDVPRILRLSPEERLREVANVARFAAGARRA is encoded by the coding sequence ATGGCGTGGACGCGGGATGCGGGCGGCCTGGTGCGCGAGGCCCGCAGGCGAGCGGGCCTGTCGCAGCGCGAACTGGCGCGGCGGGCGAGGACGGCACAGTCCGTCGTCGCCCGAATCGAGAGCGGCGAAACGTCGCCGAGCAGCGAGACCTTGTCGCGCTTGCTCGCCGCTGCAGGCTTCGACCTGCATCCTGAGCTGTGGCCCCGGCCCGTGGAAGGGAGCCACATGCTGGACGACGTTCCGCGCATCCTGCGGCTCTCTCCCGAGGAGCGACTGCGGGAGGTCGCGAACGTGGCCCGTTTCGCGGCCGGGGCGCGCCGTGCCTGA